The sequence below is a genomic window from Paucidesulfovibrio longus DSM 6739.
CGCGCGAAAACCGCCAGACCTGCTTCAGCTGTTCGGGTTCGGCCGCATCCGGGCCGCGCCGCACCAGCGCATCGTAGAGCACGACCGCCTCTTCCGAATCTTCTTTTTTTGCATGTTCGAGAAGTTCCGCCTCGACAAGCACGATCTCCGTGCTGGCCGGACGCGCGCCCGAAGCGGTCCTGGCCCGCAGTCCTTCGAGAACGGCCTCGCCCGCAAAGGGCGCGGCGGCTTCCACATCCAGCTTGTCGAAGGCTTCCGTCAACCGGGAATAGACCAGCTTGGCCCCCCGCAAGAACTCCGCCTTGTCGAAGCCGCCCGGCTCGACGCCGGAAGGCTTTTCGACACTCTTCGGTCCGGCGGTCGGCTCGGAGGTCATCCACTCCCACTGGGCGCGGGCGCGGCGGTAGGCTTCCTGCAGATTCTGCGGATCCTCATCGCGCGTGTGGACATCCGGCCCGGACGGGGAATCCGGGCGCCCCTCTTCGTCCTGGTCGCGCCCCCTGCGGGCAATGCTCCGGAAGAAAAGCCACCCCAGGGGAATGATCAGGATCAAGGGGATGATCTGCATGCCGAACCCGCGGGACGAGTGCGTTTCCCGTTCCGGGGCGACCTGATTGTCAGGAAGGCCGCCGTCGCTTTGCTGCGCGGCGAAAGCGCCGCCCGAGCCGTGCTCGGGGGCCAGACTCCACGCCGAGGAGGGCGCGGGCGCGCAAAGCCACAACAACGCGACCAGAGCGAAAATCGCCGGCAACCACGTCTTTCCCATGGTCAGCTCCCAGGTTCGGGGGTTGATTGAACGGGACGGACGATACGGAATGACGGCCCGACTGTCCAGTTCCAGACGGTTTCGCCACTTGCCATGCGCCGCCGCGCACATTATGGGTGAAGGCTGCACACAGCAAGGAGCACCCATGGATCTGACCCCATTGCACTTCCTTTCCCAGGCCAGCGCCGTTCCCAACGGTTGGGAATTCTGGCCCTTCTCCAGCGGATACGGGGAAAAATGGCTGCCCATGATCGCCCGCATCGGCTTCATGCTCGCCATCTTCGCTGTCATCGCCATTTTTCTGAGGATTCAGTTCGGACCGAACGGGTTTTTCCGCGACAAGGAATTGGACCGCGAGGCCGAAGAACTGCGCCGCCAGGAATTGGCGGAACTGGAAGCGGAATACCGCCGGGGCGAATGGTCCGAAAGACAATACCGCCGGAAAAAGCGACACATCGAAAACTCATGAACGTTTCCCATGCGGATTTCGAGCAACGTTTCCGCGCGTATGTCGCAGACTTTTTCAACGGAGACGCGGACAACGATTTTCACATCGAGCTGAAGCTCCGGCACAGCCTGCGGGTCTATGAACTGGCCCGGCGCATCGTGAAGGAAGAGGCGATTCCCGCGCCCGCTGCGGAAGCCGCGCTGACCTCGGCCTTGTTCCACGACACGGGCCGCTTCGTTCAGTATCAGCGCTACCGAAGCTTCCACGATCCCAGCACCGAAAACCACGCCCGCCTGGGCATACGCGCCCTGCTCTCGACGAACCTGCTCGAAGGGCTGCCCAACGACGCACGCCGCACCGTGCTGGGCGCCGTTTTCCTGCACAACGTCCGCACCCTGCCCCCGAACCTGCGCGAACCGCTGTCCACCGTGGTCAAGGTCGTGCGCGACAGCGACAAGCTGGACATCGTTCCCGTGGTGCTGGAACATCTCGACGCCAGTGCCGAAGGCAGCAGCGTCGTCACCCTCGGCATCAAGTCGCACCCCACGAACTACACCCGCTCGATCTACGAACAGGTGCTGGCCGGGGAATCCGCAAAATATGAAGAAATGCGCTGGGCGCACGATTTCCGGCTGCTGGTTCTCGGCTGGCTCTACGACCTGAATTTTCCCACAAGCATGCGGCTCTACGTCGAGCGCGGCTACCTCAAAACCCTGTTCGCGGCATTGCCGGACGACGAGTCCATGCGCACGCTGCGCCGGAAGATCCTCGGAGAGCTCGCCGTGAACGACGTTTCCCTCCGATGCGTCTCCGCCCTTGATTAACACGCGGCGCAAAGGTAGATTCCGGTCATGCTGTCAGATTTCAACCCTGGACCAGTGGCATGGCGCTGAAAAGAGAAAGCCGCGTTTTCCGCTACTTCCAGCATGTCCTCATCCTCACGGATGTGGACGTGCACGCCCGCCGCGACCAGGAATCCATGTCCGCATTCGCTCCCCAGACCATGCGCATCCTGCGCTCCGGAGCCGAGGCCGTGGACTATGTCGGCACCCACCCCGTCGATCTGATTCTCTGCGACAACACCCTCACGGACATGCCCGGCGTGAAATTCGTGAACATACTGCGACGAAACATGCGCCTGAAGATGCTTCCCGTGGTCATGGTCACCCTTGAGAACCAGAAAAGCCATGTGCTCGACGCCATCGCTGCCGGCTGCATCGGCTACGTGCTGCGGCCCTACGCTCCGGAAACCCTCGAGCGCTACCTGGTCATGGCCAAGCAGCTCGTGCACTACCCAGAAATCGAGGACATGCAGCTCGACGAAGCCAAGGACATGGTCAGCGCGGGCAACTTCGACGAAGCCATCGAGACCTTCGAGGAAATCCTCTCCATCCAGGACGAGGCCCAGCACTACTACGACATGGGCTATCGCTTCCTGACCGAAGAACGCTACGGCAAGGCCATCGTGGCCTTCAAAAAGGCCCTGCGCATCAACGACCTTTTCGCGGAAGCCTACAAGGGGCTGGCAGAGGCCTACAAGGGCAAGGGGGACAAGGAAAACTACCGCCTCTACATGCAAAAGGCATCCGAGATCTACGCACAGTTCGACCGCCTGGAAGAAGCCAAGCAGACCTTCATCGAGGTTCTCAAGTACCAGAGCGATTCCCCGAACCCCTACAATACCCTCGGCGTGAACCTGCGCAAGCAGGGGGACTACGCAGGGGCCATTCACGCCTACAAGCAGGCCCTTCAGATCACGCCCAAGGACGAGAACATCCATTTCAACCTCGGCAAGGCCCATTACTACATGGGCGAGATCGAGAGTTCCGGAAAATGGCTCGACTCGGCCCTGTCCCTGAACAGCGATTTTCCGGAGGCGGAAAAGCTCTACATGCGGCTCTTCAACCGCGCCTGGCGGCCCGAGGACGGCAAGCCGCGCAAGTCCAAAAGCGCGACCCCCAAAGCGCAGAAGGACATCTGAGCCTTGCAGAACGAAGTCTGGATCAGACTCGGAGCCTTTTTCGGCGTTTTCGTGCTCATGTCCGCACTGGAGGCGGCGTTTCCGCGCCGCCCGCGCAAGCTTCCCCGGCTCCGGCGCTGGCCCGGCAATCTCGGCATGGTCGCTTCGGCGGCCCTGCTGGCGCGCCTGCTTCTGCCCATGGCCCCTGTCGGGGCCGCGCTCTGGAG
It includes:
- a CDS encoding TIM44-like domain-containing protein; the protein is MGKTWLPAIFALVALLWLCAPAPSSAWSLAPEHGSGGAFAAQQSDGGLPDNQVAPERETHSSRGFGMQIIPLILIIPLGWLFFRSIARRGRDQDEEGRPDSPSGPDVHTRDEDPQNLQEAYRRARAQWEWMTSEPTAGPKSVEKPSGVEPGGFDKAEFLRGAKLVYSRLTEAFDKLDVEAAAPFAGEAVLEGLRARTASGARPASTEIVLVEAELLEHAKKEDSEEAVVLYDALVRRGPDAAEPEQLKQVWRFSRDPRDPSSMWRLERMEPYSDPVS
- a CDS encoding SHOCT domain-containing protein, encoding MDLTPLHFLSQASAVPNGWEFWPFSSGYGEKWLPMIARIGFMLAIFAVIAIFLRIQFGPNGFFRDKELDREAEELRRQELAELEAEYRRGEWSERQYRRKKRHIENS
- a CDS encoding HD domain-containing protein → MNVSHADFEQRFRAYVADFFNGDADNDFHIELKLRHSLRVYELARRIVKEEAIPAPAAEAALTSALFHDTGRFVQYQRYRSFHDPSTENHARLGIRALLSTNLLEGLPNDARRTVLGAVFLHNVRTLPPNLREPLSTVVKVVRDSDKLDIVPVVLEHLDASAEGSSVVTLGIKSHPTNYTRSIYEQVLAGESAKYEEMRWAHDFRLLVLGWLYDLNFPTSMRLYVERGYLKTLFAALPDDESMRTLRRKILGELAVNDVSLRCVSALD
- a CDS encoding tetratricopeptide repeat protein, with protein sequence MALKRESRVFRYFQHVLILTDVDVHARRDQESMSAFAPQTMRILRSGAEAVDYVGTHPVDLILCDNTLTDMPGVKFVNILRRNMRLKMLPVVMVTLENQKSHVLDAIAAGCIGYVLRPYAPETLERYLVMAKQLVHYPEIEDMQLDEAKDMVSAGNFDEAIETFEEILSIQDEAQHYYDMGYRFLTEERYGKAIVAFKKALRINDLFAEAYKGLAEAYKGKGDKENYRLYMQKASEIYAQFDRLEEAKQTFIEVLKYQSDSPNPYNTLGVNLRKQGDYAGAIHAYKQALQITPKDENIHFNLGKAHYYMGEIESSGKWLDSALSLNSDFPEAEKLYMRLFNRAWRPEDGKPRKSKSATPKAQKDI